The Brassica rapa cultivar Chiifu-401-42 chromosome A10, CAAS_Brap_v3.01, whole genome shotgun sequence genome segment AACTGTAAGTATGTTAATTTCGTGCATGCCCGTATAATTTGATTGGATGTTTCGTGCATGCCCGTATGTTAATGAGTGTCATAAGAACAtgcatttatatatatgatcatGTCATTCATCAAAACCCATATCCCTATTCTCACATACAGCTGTCTTTCCTTCCGAAAACGTCCAAGCCTTTGCTTTTTCGCTTTACTCTTAATTTCAATTTATTTCTTGTTAAAACAATTTCCGTTTACGTCTCTTTTCCAACTTTAAATATCTCTCATTTCTACTTGGGTTTTCTAGTTTATCCTGAAACTTAATTACATGAATGATATATCGTCCAGGAACAAGTTCCGATCTCGTACGACGCGTGGATTGCCATTTCCTTGCACCACGCCCACTCTCTCCACTCATTAGGACGAGTAAACACACCGCATGCATGCCCGTATAACGTGCGCCCGTTACTTCGCCGACGCCGGCCAAGTCCATCAACGGTTGTGCACCGGCCACTTGTCGCGATATGGAACGTTCGATGTTGTTGGGACCACAAGGTCCACAACCACATAAGGATCCATCATCGTCTAAGTTTGATGTGTTTTAATATCCTTTTCCCTCTCAGGTTTTGTCATTTGCTGCGAAACATGAATATTGCCATGTCCTTGTATCTGAATACTTAGGGTTCTTGTAAATTATTGGTTGATACAAATAGAAATTTGGGAATATTCTTCGTGGGAAGATTACAAATACTTGAAATCAGTTTTAGTCCGACAAAACAACCCTTACATTGTTACCTCTTTATGCAGCTAAAGCAGTATCTCTGTATGTATGCAGATACCATATATATCATTGCACCAACACAAACAAGATATTAAGAGCACCATTAACGGTTTGAACCCGTGCAAGtttcttaaagaaaaaaaatattattagtataatcattttatttttgtttaggtTTAGTTATACCAATGAAACAATAGTGGAGTAacatatgttttcttttatacTCAACCGGTTCTTAGAGCATCAGGATTGTGGAGTACCTCTTCTGGTCTCTTAAAAATGTTACTTTAATcagataattatatttatttttttcaaatcagCTGAGTGGTTTACAAATTGACATATGTCAAAAACACTTATTCTAATCTTCGAATATAGTCTCTTTAAGATGATacgtttctttcttctcttttctacattttgtttctctttaatttcttactttttcactttttataattttatattggtgaAAGATTTATATTGCATGATTAATGCAAGTCTCTTATAATGGAATTATTAGCGTAATATAAGATACGGTctcttagcttttaactaaaaaaactaagagacatacttttaactaaaaaaactaagagaCGTCTCTGTTAGTTTTGATATTAGCGTAATATCAAAACTAAGATTTGTTAGTTTTGATATTAGCGTAATATCAAAAAGATttgttagttttaaaatttcttgtCAAAACTAGGTAGTTTCAAGTTTTCAGAATTTGCAGGAATTAACGCATATGTTCGGTAAGCTCTTCGATACTCCCGTGAATTAATCCCGTGAATTTGAGCTATCCAAGAACCATCCTCTCTCGGATTAATCCTATTTAATAAACATAGAAGAATGGTAGAAGAAGCAAAATTTGTAGATGCATTCGTGACATTGAAGGTTGGTGACTAAAGGGTTTCACGAGATTTctcgaggaagaagatgaagatctgTTATTTCCACTGTTAGGTTAGTTATATAATCTAGTATATTCAACAATATGTCAATATTACATTAAACGTGAGTTGCATCAGTGGTTAAAATTTCTTGTCAAACGTAGTTTTAAAATCCGTCAAAATATACACATATCATACACGGCTACTATATGGAAGGGTTATATTGCGGATTGAATGGAGGTTTGACTTGCATTTTTTTCATTTGGAGGATAAACTTGCAAAACAAAATCACTTGAAGGTTTTTATTTTGCAGAAAAccctttttatttattcttcTCAAACAATTTCAGCCGTTAAATCACATAATAACTCTTACGTTGCTGTAATCAGTGTGGGCGTCATGACGTACTAAATCAGACGCCTTTGAAAAAGCAACGTAATACTAAATCTTGTAGACTTGTAGTCATTTCAGCTGAGGTCTGAGAATCAAAAGGAAAAAGAGAGATTAATTTTGTCTCCAAAGGAAACTCAAAATCATAAGCATAAGTATGTATACCCCTTGGCATCATGAAAAATTGCCATTTAGCGAGACGTACATGTCTGTGACTACAAATTTGTCTTAGAACTAGGTAGTATAGGTTGGTGATGCAACAAAAGCCATAACTGATGATGGTAATGATTTTGATGATGGCACAGTGTTAAccccacacacacacatatatatatatatatatgtaggcATAGACTATACACACGTGAAATGAAAACGCATAATGGTAATAATCTGTATTATTAATTATGTctctttctaaaaatagaaaaacgaAAGCCATCCTTCTAAAAAATGAGGTGGATTGTTGTACAGAACCTGAACTTGAGAGTTGTCCGTTCGTCAGCCTGCCCATCATAGTCACCATCCCCGTTTTAAAATCCTTGATCGCAACTACTTCATCGTTGTGATTATTTAATATCTTAACTGTTAAACAATGCATGACGTTAATCCGAAATGTCACTTTTATTCTTTGAAGATATTAACAACACGCGCAAGCATATTATATTAATCTTTAGATAGCAAGAAAAAGCTTATTTGATAGACTTATTAAACCAGTGGACACCAAGTACACAAGTACTTTATACTTGTAACTTGGTATTAAAGCTTGAAACTTTGTATACGCGATTGTAATCCGAGAGAAGTTATAAATGTCCAACGAGTGTCTTCTCTTATAAGTCAACATTAGCTAGAAACATAAAATGAACAAGTCTACATACACGTGTTGCACTGGATCATCTTTAactgcataatttttttttttaacttatctTTAATTGCATAAATTAGTAGGCACATTATACGCTTAGCTAATTATGCAATCATCAAAAATGAGCTACCAAACTTTTTATTCTCGGAAATTCGGAATAGTTTGTCTTGGAAACCTATGCATAAACGCAGAGCGGAATCtaaaatttagaaagttataaataattataaattaatgtttttttaataatttggaGATTATGCGATTtgtatgtaaattttttaaaagtctgAAAATGAAAACGAATATTTCATCCAGTTGTGCCATAACTAAATCGATAACTACCATATTTATTCCCAAAATGTTGTCTTTGGTCGTTGGATAGCAAGAGATTGCTCATAACTGGAACTGGTTTTCAATTTCGATTGATAGACTTATTAAACCACTGTATTACATTAGAAAGTACTTATACTTGTTACTTGGTATTAAAACTTGAAATTTTGTGTACATGATGTGAACCGAGAGAAGTTATACATTAACATTAACGAACAGCTCTACATACACGTCGTGTTACATTGGATCATCTTTTATTGCATAAATTACTAGCCACATACGTTTAGCTAATAATGGGCAATCATCTAAACAGGTTACCATACGTTTTACTATCGGAAAAGATAATGGGAAATACGCCATATAGTTTAGTTCTAGAAACCTATGCATAACCCGGTTATGATAACCGCCATATCAAATCTGCCTTGGCTTCAAGACGAAACCAATGTACATAAAAGGCTATCGATTAATTGAATTCATTATGTCGGATTATATACGATTGACACAACGTGTTCAATGCCCAGAGTCATGGGAAATATCAATATAGTGACACCATGAAATTAACATGATGATAAACATTGATACATAACGACGATAGCTTTTACATACTTTAAGTAGTCCACTTAACACTTTTCTTAACTTAAACTAACACGGACGATACACTTAAAAGCTACATAATTAAACGAAAAATCAAGCTAGGGGCATATTATTAAGCTCCTTATCACACTTAGATATATCATAACCGTCCTaggattttttttaagaaaacctTGAAGGGAACACACTTATGTAGTTAACGCCTCTTTTGATTAGTAATTCCATACGCAATCTAGTCCACCATTAAGTAGACCAGCCTTTGTCTCGTTCTCTTCCGCGGTTGTCTGTAGCCAGTAGTTCATTCCGGTGCCACCGTGGGAAGAAGGCAAATTAACGGAGGGGGTCATGGTCGATGCAGAAGACGAACCAAAGTAAGGAAAGTGATTGAAGTTCTCTTGGAACGACCTTATGTTAGATAGAGTTGAAACGTTTCTAGAGACAAAACGAGAAAAATGGTCAAACCCAGGCGGAGCAGGCGGTAGAAGATGGTTGAATGAGTCAACGTTAACATCTAAGCCTGAGGCAGTAGTAGTCGTGGCAGTGGAGAAACAGGACACGTGCTCGGTTATCGCAGTGGCTGTGAGGGTTGTATTGCTGCTACGGCTGTTGTAGGAGTAGCAGCTGTCGGTATAGCCGAGTGTTGTGGTGGGGTCAAAGAGAGGAGGGAGTGAGACGGAGGAAGGAGAGCTTGGTTGCTCACGGTAGTTTGTGGAGATGGTTGAGGGTACTTTCGTCTTTTTAGACCCACCGGTACAGCTGCTTACGCTAGCACTTGCTTCTCCCCCGGAGGCCCCGGTATTGGCTAAACCGGTTTTCTTGAAAACCCTAGATATCACCCATTCGTCCTGAGGGAGTAAAAAGAAATTTGGGAGAATAACGTTaagtaaaattaattaaaagagaaGGGTCCTAAAATAGACTTactgaaattttaatatttaatatatatcagaAAATCCTGAAGACATGTCAGAAAATCCTGAATATGGGTTTACGATTTGGGTTTCGCATTGAGCTTTCCAAAAGTAggatgtatttattttttattttgtcaaaaaGTTCAAAAATTTCATGCTTTAAGAAAACACCATTATGATTGAAATCCCAAGAAATAAACCAGCAGATCTTTTCTATTTTATGATCCATGATGATCTCACTTCAACCCTAATAAAT includes the following:
- the LOC103844860 gene encoding protein CUP-SHAPED COTYLEDON 2, translated to MDIPLYHYDHGGDSQYLPPGFRFHPTDEELITHYLLRKVLDGCFSSRAIADVDLNKCEPWQLPGKAKMGEKEWYFFSLRDRKYPTGLRTNRATEAGYWKATGKDREIYSSKTCALVGMKKTLVFYKGRAPKGEKTNWVMHEYRLEGKFSYHLISRSSKDEWVISRVFKKTGLANTGASGGEASASVSSCTGGSKKTKVPSTISTNYREQPSSPSSVSLPPLFDPTTTLGYTDSCYSYNSRSSNTTLTATAITEHVSCFSTATTTTASGLDVNVDSFNHLLPPAPPGFDHFSRFVSRNVSTLSNIRSFQENFNHFPYFGSSSASTMTPSVNLPSSHGGTGMNYWLQTTAEENETKAGLLNGGLDCVWNY